The following are encoded together in the Macadamia integrifolia cultivar HAES 741 chromosome 10, SCU_Mint_v3, whole genome shotgun sequence genome:
- the LOC122090601 gene encoding uncharacterized protein LOC122090601, whose translation MSTSKQAVNETAKWSQANVDTLIVLMVEEVKKGNRTTSTFNKAGWNNIANNFKEKTRVNYAIVQLKNKVNKLRQDYSQFKKLLETTGFGWDTASRTCTVDDESIWESHIKDNPTWARFKKHRLPQWPELCMVFGETYADGEGSGTQTTVLETMGANDARNMIESCDESSSADEVTPLGDTQTKVVEKRPATKHRHDRTPNTKRRRSKSNDWSMACKAIQDMSKSMIERDASMSTASTQKADQMYGITRAMEVLESGYELDEALYEKALWKLMADP comes from the exons atgtCAACTTCAAAACAAGCAGTTAATGAGACTGCAAAATGGAGCCAAGCAAATGTAGACACCCTTATTGTTCTGATGGTAGAGGAagttaagaaaggaaataggacTACTTCGACTTTTAATAAAGCTGGTTGGAACAACATTGCCaataacttcaaagaaaaaactAGGGTCAACTATGCCATTGTACAGTTGAAGAACAAAGTGAACAAACTGAGGCAGGATTATAGTCAGTTTAAGAAGCTATTGGAGACAACTGGTTTTGGTTGGGATACTGCTTCAAGAACTTgtactgttgatgatgaatccatTTGGGAATCGCATATTAAG gataaccctacttgggcacgaTTTAAGAAGCACAGACTACCACAATGGCCAGAACTATGTATGGTATTTGGTGAAACATATGCAGACGGCGAAGGAAGTGGGACTCAAACAACCGTGTTGGAAACTATGGGGGCcaatgatgctaggaatatgATTGAGTCTTGTGATGAGTCAAGTTCCGCTGATGAAGTTACTCCATTAGGTGATACTCAAACTAAAGTAGTGGAAAAAAGGCCAGCTACTAAGCATAGGCATGATAGGACTCCAAATAcgaaaaggaggaggagcaagtctaatgattggtcaatggcatgcaaggcaattcaagatatGAGTAAATCAATGATAGAACGAGATGCGAGCATGTCCACTGCTTCAACCCAAAAAGCGGACCAGATGTACGGGATTACTAGGGCCATGGAGGTGCTTGAGTCAGGATATGAGTTAGATGAAGCACTATACGAGAAAGCACTTTGGAAGTTAATGGCTGACCCGTAA